Proteins co-encoded in one Macadamia integrifolia cultivar HAES 741 unplaced genomic scaffold, SCU_Mint_v3 scaffold2805, whole genome shotgun sequence genomic window:
- the LOC122067277 gene encoding uncharacterized protein LOC122067277: protein MVPPPYQYYLVYPPYYPSAATTVRQVESFKRHLPLIFPKVGSDPLEPDRWIQELEKIFEIVECTESQKLIYAGLQLRNEADSWWKATKPILLATHPEPTWEQFKEMFLSNYYPSSFRDRKATEFSSLIQGNKSVFEYQQQFEELFYFTPPNIKTAKEKAKKFLKGLKKAKTIEDKQKGEPSTTPGL from the exons atggtgcctcCCCCTTACCAATATTATCTGGTATATCCTCCATACTATCCATCGGCCGCCACTACTGTAAGGCAggtggaatcatttaagaggCACTTGCCGCTTATCTTCCccaaggtggggagtgacccATTAGAGCCGGatcggtggatccaagaattggagaagatatttgagataGTAGAATGTACAGAATCTCAGAAACTCATATATGCTGGGTTACAATTAAGAAATGAAgctgattcatggtggaaggctacTAAGCCTATCTTGTTAGCAACCCATCCGGAACcaacatgggaacaattcaaggaaatGTTTCTATCAAATTATTATCCCTCAAGCTTCAGAGATCGGAAGGCGACTGAATTCTCATCTTTGATTCAAGGAAACAAGTCAGTCTTTGAGTACCAGCAGCAGTTTGAGGAACTGTTTTACTTTACCCCTCCAAACATTAAAACAGCCaaggaaaaggcaaagaaatttctgaaagggcTAAAG aaggccaagactatagaagacaagcagaagggagagccCTCCACAACACCTGGACTTTGA